A section of the Paenibacillus aurantius genome encodes:
- a CDS encoding DUF2332 domain-containing protein yields the protein MVDMAKAAKTFRAFTEECKGSSRLYERLSAAVAGDPEMLALASHARPGQPVPNLLFAAAHYLLLQGKDRCGLAGFYRTLTDQPGEPGEAYPFFRRFCLENAGEILPLLQTKLVQTNEVRRCAYLYPAFCWAYARFGKPLALLELGTSAGLQLLWDEYGYDYGGGAVYGKAGSAMLLKSDIRGKRPNCLLINPPPVKARIGVDLHVNDLRDPEDRLWLSALIWPEHTERLEHLKRGASLLNEHPVDLREGHAMRLLPELAAGMPDDAVLCVFHTHVANQFSAGDKAELREHLRMIGKRRSLVHLYNNMEDGRLHLDYYLDGKEYRNIMAETDGHGRWFHWLLEEE from the coding sequence AAAGCGGCGAAAACGTTTAGAGCTTTTACCGAGGAATGCAAAGGGTCTAGCCGATTATACGAACGGCTTTCTGCGGCGGTCGCCGGCGATCCGGAAATGCTGGCATTGGCTTCTCATGCCCGGCCGGGACAGCCGGTCCCGAACCTTCTTTTTGCTGCTGCTCATTACCTGCTCCTGCAGGGAAAGGACCGGTGCGGGCTGGCGGGGTTCTACCGCACGCTTACGGATCAGCCGGGGGAGCCCGGGGAGGCTTATCCGTTCTTTCGGAGGTTTTGCCTGGAGAATGCCGGCGAGATCCTTCCTCTCCTGCAAACGAAGCTGGTCCAGACCAATGAGGTAAGGCGGTGCGCTTATTTGTACCCGGCCTTCTGCTGGGCCTATGCCCGATTTGGGAAGCCCCTTGCTTTGCTGGAGCTCGGGACCAGCGCCGGCTTGCAGCTGCTTTGGGATGAGTACGGGTACGATTATGGCGGGGGAGCGGTATATGGGAAAGCAGGTTCTGCCATGCTTCTGAAGTCGGACATTCGGGGGAAGCGGCCAAATTGTCTCCTTATCAACCCTCCTCCCGTAAAAGCAAGAATCGGAGTCGATCTGCATGTTAATGATCTTCGCGACCCGGAGGACAGACTCTGGTTAAGCGCCTTAATCTGGCCGGAGCATACCGAGCGGCTGGAGCACCTGAAGCGGGGAGCCAGCCTTCTTAACGAGCACCCCGTTGACCTCCGCGAAGGCCATGCGATGCGGCTTCTGCCGGAGCTGGCGGCGGGAATGCCGGACGACGCCGTTCTATGCGTGTTCCATACCCATGTGGCGAATCAGTTTAGTGCAGGGGATAAGGCGGAGCTGAGGGAGCACCTTCGCATGATCGGGAAAAGAAGAAGTCTCGTCCATCTGTACAACAACATGGAGGATGGTCGGCTGCACCTGGATTATTATCTGGACGGGAAAGAGTACCGGAATATCATGGCGGAGACGGATGGCCACGGACGCTGGTTCCACTGGCTTCTGGAGGAGGAATAG